In Longimicrobiales bacterium, the genomic window TCCAACCCGTGTACCTGCCATTCGTCCACCGGCTTGCCGAGTACCTGGGCGGTCGAGCCGAACCGGTGCCATGGTTCGTCACCGGCCAGGTCGTCGACCTCGCTGATCCGGATGCGCTGGTGACTGCAGGACTCGTCTCATCGGAAGCCGCTGGTCTGGCCGACGGCCTCAATCAGATCGCACTTGGGCCGAGGGGGGGGTCAACGGCACTGCCCGCCGGATCCGGGCCCCGCTACCTGCCGCTCGAGGAGCACGGCTTCTACACGGTGAGGCAGCCGAGTACGAACCCAGATCGACCCTTCGTAATGGCGGTCAACGTCGACCTCGAAGAGTCGAACCTGACTCGTATCGATGCGGCTGAGCTGGCGCTACAGATCGAGGCACCATCCGGTGGACCGAGCATGGGCCCGTCATTCGGCGAAGCAGTGGCACTGGAGAGAGAGGACCAGGAGAGGCGTCAGCAGTTGTGGCGGTGGCTCCTGCTCGCAGCACTCGGGCTATTTGTACTCGAGACGGCGATTTCCAATTGGGTCTCGCAGAGTGGCGCGGGAGCAGCGGCGGGGGTCGCCGCAGTTTAGGAAGCCATGGATGATGGCGAGCTGAGACCAACCCGGCATAGGTTGGAAGATAGGCGCAAAGGGAGAAGGACATGAGGGATTCCGAACGACGGCAGACGCGTAACAGAATTCTCAATGTCGTCCGTAGTGTGCGGTGGCGATGGAGGGTGCGGCTCGCGATTCGCGGGCTGGTCTGGGTTGCCACGGTGCCGGGCGCCGTTGTGTTCCTCTCGGCGCTGGCCCTCGAGCAACTCCGCTTCACCGCCGAGGCAGTGGTCTGGCTCCGAGTGCTGACCTGGGGCACGGTGGCAGTCTCGTTTCTTTTCTTCCTCGTTCGCCCACTTCTCCAGAAGGTCACGGACACGCAGGTCGCTCTTTATCTGGAAGAGAATGAGCCCTCGCTAGAGCACGCAGTCACCAGCGTGCTCGATGAGGGCTCCGGCACGGCGTCCCCGGCCCTAGCCGAACGTGTTACAGAGATCGCCCTCGAGAAGGCGAAGCGTGTCGACTACGGACGTCGGGTCGAACAGAGCGGTCTCTATCGCTTTGCCGGGGCGCTGACGGGCCTCGTCCTCCTGGCCCTGGCGACCTCACTTCTTGGCCCCGAGCACCTGCGACACGGCCTCGCAGCCCTGTTGCTTCCTGCCACGGATGCGGCGGTGGTAAATCCCTATTCCGTGTCGGTGTTTCCGGGAGACGCAACCATCGCTCGCGGGACCGATCAGATGATCACGGCTGAACTCGGTGGCTTCGGCGCGGCGGACGCAGCGATCTTCACGAAGGGTGAGACCGAGCAGTCCTTCCAGCGTCTGAGCATGCTCAGGGGGCTCGAAAGCAGCTTCGAGGTCCTGCTGCTGGGGGTCCCTGAACCCACCGAATACTTCGTCGAATCCAACGGCGTCCGGTCACCCACATTCACGATCGATGTGGCGGACCTTCCGTACGTCGATCAGATGGATCTGACGTACTACTTCCCATCCTACACAGGCTTGCCGCCGCGGACCGTCGAGGGAGGGGGCGACGTTGCCGCCCTGACCGGAACCGTGGTCGAGCTGTCCATCGAACCTACGATGCTGACGCCGGCCGGCCGGTTGCTCATCGACGGCGAACCGATCGAGGACCTCACAGTCGGGGACGACGGCTCACTCTCCGCTCGCTTCACGTTAGATGAAGACGGTTTCTACGCGATCGAGCTCGCACGCTCAGACAACGGAACCCTTGTAGCCGCGTCGCCTGAGTATCGGATCGACGTCCTCACGGACATGCCGCCTTCGATCAACTTCTCGAGGCCCGGCCGCGACATGCCCGCGTCGGCAATCGAGGAGGTTTATCTCGAGATGACAGCGGATGACGACTACGGGATCGGGGACATCCGCCTCGTCTATTCGGTGAACGGAGGTCTCGAGGACACTGTGTCCGTCTTCCGGGCGGGAGGGGCACCGCTCGCAGAGGTCTCCACCGGACACACGATGTATCTCGAGGAGTGGGAACTGGAAGTAGGAGACCTGATCTCCTACTACGCGATCGCACGCGACAATCGCTCGGTCCGATCGAGTCGCACAGTCACGAGTGACATCTACTTCCTGAGCGTCCGGCCTTTCGAGCGCGCCTACAGGGAGGCTGAACAGCAGGGTGGTGGTGGTGGTGGTCCCGAAGAGACCGCGCTGTCCGATACTCAGCGTCAGATCATCGCGGCGACGTTCAACCTGATCCGTCAGGAAGACACGTATTCCGACGAGGAATTTCGTGAGAACATCAACAGTGTGAGCCTCGCGCAGCAGCGACTACAGGACCAGATCACCACCCTACTCCAAAGGATGCAGAACCGGGGACTCACCCAGACGGACCCCGGCTTCCGAGACGTGTCCGCATTACTGCCCCTCGCAGACAGCGCCATGACTGAAGTACGGCAGGCGCTCGAGTCAGAAGGTCTGCGAGATGCCCTGCCCCATGAGCAGGAGGCGCTTCGGTACCTTCAACAGGCAGAGGAAACCTACGAGCGCTACGTGCAGATGCAGGAGGAGCAGCAGGGCGGTGGTGGTGGTGGTGGTGGCCAGCAAGCCGCGGACGACCTGGCAGACCTGTTCGAACTCGAGCTGGACAAGATGAAGAACCAGTACGAGACCGTGCAGCGTGGCGAGCAGAAACAGGCCGATAATCAGGTCGACGAGCTGATGCAAGAACTCCAAGAACTCGCCCGCCGCCAGGAACAGCAGGCTGAACGGCAGCGACGGGCCTCACAGAGCCAGAGCGGCTCGTCGGCCAATGGTCAGACGCAGCGCGAACTCGCTGACCAGACCGAAGAAGCCGCCCGTCAGCTTCAGCGCCTCGCTCGCGAGATGGGCGACCAGGATCTCGAAGAGACTGCCCGCGACCTGCAGCAGACCGCCGAGTCCATGCGCCAATCTGCCGCGTCTTCTGGATCACAGGGGTCAGCCGACGCGACCTCGGCGCTTCGGGGACTCGAGGAAGCTCGCCGGGAGTTACAGCAGGCCCGCTCTGGTCGAGCCAGACGCGATGCCGAGGACGCAATCGCCGATGTAGAGGAACTCCAGCAGCAGCAGCGGGAAGTCCAGCGCGATGTGCGCGACCTACCGACCGAGCGTGGGCCGGAGCGTCAGGCCGAGATCGGTCGCCTGCGTGAACGCAAGGAACAGATGAACGATGTCGTACAAGATCTCGAACAGCGGCTGGACGGTGCTGCGAGCAGTGGTCAGGCCGACAACCCGCAGGCGGCACGCGCGCTCGCCGAGGCTGCAACGCAGATCCGGGAATCGAAGCTCAAAGAGAAATTGCAATACACTCGTGGCACGATCGAGCAGTGGGACCCGGAATCTGCGGTCACGATGGAGCTCCAGATCGAGGGAGACCTCCAGGCGCTACGAGATCAGCTCAAGCGCGCCCTGAATGCGTCGAGCGAGCGAGCGGAGGATCCACTTCAGGAAGCCTTGGACGACACCAGGGACCTGGTCCGAGGCATGGAGGCGATGGATCGCCGTCTTAACGAGCCAGGCCAGGGTGAGGGCCAGCAAGGTCAGCAGGGCCAAGGGCAGGGAAGGCAGCGGGGCGATGCGAATCATCTCGGAGGAGGAGGTGCCAACGACGGGTGGGCCAGTGACCGGTCGGAGGATCCGTTCGGAAACGGCGCTGTCCGTGGGAATCCACGACAGTTCTCCACGGAGGAGATTCGGCAGTACCAGAGCGAGCTGCGCGAGCGGTCAGAGCAGGTGATGGACCTCCGCTCGGAGCTCGACGAGGTCGGCATGTCTACGCAGGATCTCGATGAGGTTCTGGCCCTGATCCGGCGCTTCCAAGACGACGAGCTGTTCAGCGATCCAGAGGCGTTGGCGAGTCTCAGCGATGACATGTTGAACCGTCTCCAGCGTCTCGAATTTGGTCTCCGCCGCGACGTCGAAGGCGAAGCCGATCGCCGGGCAACGTTGACCGGGGCCGATGAGGTACCGGACGGCTATCGACGCCTCGTCGAAGAGTACTACCGCGCGCTGGCTCGCGGGGGCTCAGGCCCCGGAGGCGGCCGCTAGAGGCCTCAGCGCCGGCTCGAGGAAGGCATCGACGTGGCCGCGATGGCCACCACGTGCACAACGCTGGAGACCCCTCGCTCACAATCTGGACATGGATCCCTCTGAGGAGATCCATGATCCAGCGGACCCGAATCGCAGACCGTTGGCACATGGCTCGCTACGTCGCGAACCGGGAGGGATGTTAGATTCTCGGCCGCGTAACGCACGTCCCAGAACTCCAGCAGCAGTGCTTCCGATGTCAGGTCCGCAGTTCATTTACCACATGCATCGCCTATCGAAGATCGTCCCGCCAAAACGGGAGATCCTCAAGAACGTCAACCTCTCCTTCTACCCCGGTGCGAAGATCGGTGTAGTTGGGTCGAACGGGTCCGGGAAAAGTTCGTTGCTCCGGATCATGGCCGGGCTGGACACCGATTTCCTGGGCGAGGCGTGGGCAGCCAAGGGGACCCGCATAGGTTATCTGCCGCAGGAGCCGCAGCTCAACCCGGATCTGGACGTGCGGGGCAACGTGGAGCTAGCGGTCGCGGACACGCGCAACCTGCTCCTCAAGTTCGAAGAGGTGAATCTCGCGTTCGGGACAATCACCAGCGATGAGGAGATGAACGACCTCATCGAGAAGCAGGCGAAGCTTCAGGACCGCATCGACGCGACGGGAGCCTGGGAGCTCGACCGCAAGATCGAGATTGCGATGGACGCCCTGCGCCTGCCCCCGGGCGATGCCGACGTCTCAACGCTCTCCGGGGGAGAGGCCCGCCGCGTTGCTCTTTGCCGGGTTCTGCTCGAGCAGCCGGACATGTTGCTGCTGGACGAGCCCACCAACCACCTCGACGCCGAGTCCGTCGCCTGGCTGGAGCACCACCTCGACGCATTCACCGGCACAATCGTCGCGATCACTCACGACCGCTATTTCCTCGATAATGTCGCCGAGTGGATCCTCGAGCTCGACCGTGGAGAGGGGATTCCATGGAAGGGCAACTACTCGTCCTGGCTGGAACAGAAGCAGGAGCGCCTCCGTCTCGAAGAGAAGACAGAGTCTGTTCGGCAGAAAACGCTCGGTCGCGAACTCGAGTGGATCCGTATGTCGCCCAAGGCGCGACAGGCTAAGGGGAAGGCTCGCCTCGGCGCCTACGAAGACCTGCTCGGGCAGGATGAGCGTGAACAGATCCGCACGGCGGAGATCCTCATTCCGAAGGGCCCGAGGCTTGGTAATGTGGTTATCAAGGCCCAGGCGTTGTCGAAGGGGTTCGGTGATCGTCTGCTTATCGACAAGCTCGACTTCGACGTCCCGCCGGGTGCTGTAGTCGGAATCATCGGAGGAAACGGTGCAGGAAAAACGACGCTCTTCCGGATGATTGTCGGAGACGAGACGCCGGACACGGGGTCCATGGAGACCGGGCAGACCGTGGTCCTGTCGCACGTCGACCAGTCGCGGGACACGCTCGACGCCGAGAAAACGGTGTTCGAGGAAGTCAGTGGGGGAGTCGATGTGCTGAACTTCGGACGAGCCGAGGTGAATTCCCGCGCATACCTGTCCTGGTTCAACTTCCGTGGCGCCGATCAGCAGAAGAAGGTCGGCGTCCTCTCAGGCGGCGAACGAAACCGACTCCACCTCGCGAAACTGCTCAAATCGGGCGGTAACGTGATGCTGCTCGACGAGCCGACCAACGACCTGGACGTCGACACACTTCGCGCCCTCGAGAACGCGATTCTCGACTACGCAGGCTGCGTACTCGTGATTTCCCATGATCGCTGGTTTCTGGACCGTGTCTGTACGCACATCCTGGCCTTCGAAGGCGACTCGAGCGTCGTCTGGTTCGAAGGGAACTACCAAGAGTATGAAGACGACAAGCGGCAGCGCCTCGGCGAGGCTGCGCTCCAGCCACATCGAGTGAAATACCGTCCGCTTGTCCGCGACTGATCGACCTGCGGTTCAGGCCACCCCTCCCGCTGAACGGAATTCACGCAATCTTTCCTGACTCGGTATCTGCCGGTTGTCACGCGGGGCATCGCCCGTCCAGTTTCGCAGGCCATGATCAAGATTCAGAGTCGCCCTGAACTCTCGCCGACTGAGGCGCTCGAGGCTGTACGCGAGCACTTCGGAATCGACGGAACACTCACGCAGCTTGCAGGCGAGCGGGACCTGAATTTTCGGCTCGATGCCGAGGATGGGCACCGCTACGTCGTAAAGGTCAGCTCGCCGGACGAAGTCGATGAGATCCTTCACATCGAAGTCGACCTCATGCGGCACGTCGCCCGCACCACACAGGGCTTTTCTCCCGATGTGATTGCCACGCCGAACGGTGACTTCATCGTCTCCAAGGCAGACGCGCAGGGCAGGGAGAATCGGATCCGGGTCGTGGAGTACCTCGAAGGAGGCCTCTTCGCCGATGCTCGGCCCCGCTCCCCCGCCCTTCTCCACGATCTGGGTCGGCGACTCGCAGAACTCGACAGCGCCCTCGGTGCGTACCCCGATCACCCGCCTGCTCGCATCGACTTCGACTGGGCCCTCGGGCGTTCCGGTCTCGTCATGGAACGCTGCCTCGACCTTTTCCAAGGCGATGATCTTGCTCTGATCCGCGCAGTCCACGACGGATGGACCGAGCGAGAGAAGGACTTTCTCGGACTCGGATCACAGGTCATCCACGGCGATGTGAACGATCACAACGTACTCGTCTCCGCACCCGGCGATGGTCCGCGCACGGTCACAGGGATCATTGATCTAGGCGATGCACATTCGGCACCGCGTGTCTTCGACCTCGGCATCGCGATCGCTTACGCGATTCTTGGCACTGCGGATCCTCTGATGGCGGCGGCGGCCGTCACCCGCGGATTCCACGAGCGCACACCGCTCTCGGAGGATGAGGTCAACGTCCTCTACTCCCTGACCCGCGCCCGGCTCGCTGCCAGTGTCAGCATCTCGCGTTGGCGCAGGGAGCAGACGTCTCAGGTGGACTCATACCTAACGGTGTCTGAGCGCCCTGCGTGGGACATGCTTCGGCGCCTCGACACCGTGCCCCGGCGCCTTGCCGAGGGGATCCTGCGCGACGCCTGTGGA contains:
- a CDS encoding DUF4175 family protein, translating into MRDSERRQTRNRILNVVRSVRWRWRVRLAIRGLVWVATVPGAVVFLSALALEQLRFTAEAVVWLRVLTWGTVAVSFLFFLVRPLLQKVTDTQVALYLEENEPSLEHAVTSVLDEGSGTASPALAERVTEIALEKAKRVDYGRRVEQSGLYRFAGALTGLVLLALATSLLGPEHLRHGLAALLLPATDAAVVNPYSVSVFPGDATIARGTDQMITAELGGFGAADAAIFTKGETEQSFQRLSMLRGLESSFEVLLLGVPEPTEYFVESNGVRSPTFTIDVADLPYVDQMDLTYYFPSYTGLPPRTVEGGGDVAALTGTVVELSIEPTMLTPAGRLLIDGEPIEDLTVGDDGSLSARFTLDEDGFYAIELARSDNGTLVAASPEYRIDVLTDMPPSINFSRPGRDMPASAIEEVYLEMTADDDYGIGDIRLVYSVNGGLEDTVSVFRAGGAPLAEVSTGHTMYLEEWELEVGDLISYYAIARDNRSVRSSRTVTSDIYFLSVRPFERAYREAEQQGGGGGGPEETALSDTQRQIIAATFNLIRQEDTYSDEEFRENINSVSLAQQRLQDQITTLLQRMQNRGLTQTDPGFRDVSALLPLADSAMTEVRQALESEGLRDALPHEQEALRYLQQAEETYERYVQMQEEQQGGGGGGGGQQAADDLADLFELELDKMKNQYETVQRGEQKQADNQVDELMQELQELARRQEQQAERQRRASQSQSGSSANGQTQRELADQTEEAARQLQRLAREMGDQDLEETARDLQQTAESMRQSAASSGSQGSADATSALRGLEEARRELQQARSGRARRDAEDAIADVEELQQQQREVQRDVRDLPTERGPERQAEIGRLRERKEQMNDVVQDLEQRLDGAASSGQADNPQAARALAEAATQIRESKLKEKLQYTRGTIEQWDPESAVTMELQIEGDLQALRDQLKRALNASSERAEDPLQEALDDTRDLVRGMEAMDRRLNEPGQGEGQQGQQGQGQGRQRGDANHLGGGGANDGWASDRSEDPFGNGAVRGNPRQFSTEEIRQYQSELRERSEQVMDLRSELDEVGMSTQDLDEVLALIRRFQDDELFSDPEALASLSDDMLNRLQRLEFGLRRDVEGEADRRATLTGADEVPDGYRRLVEEYYRALARGGSGPGGGR
- the ettA gene encoding energy-dependent translational throttle protein EttA yields the protein MSGPQFIYHMHRLSKIVPPKREILKNVNLSFYPGAKIGVVGSNGSGKSSLLRIMAGLDTDFLGEAWAAKGTRIGYLPQEPQLNPDLDVRGNVELAVADTRNLLLKFEEVNLAFGTITSDEEMNDLIEKQAKLQDRIDATGAWELDRKIEIAMDALRLPPGDADVSTLSGGEARRVALCRVLLEQPDMLLLDEPTNHLDAESVAWLEHHLDAFTGTIVAITHDRYFLDNVAEWILELDRGEGIPWKGNYSSWLEQKQERLRLEEKTESVRQKTLGRELEWIRMSPKARQAKGKARLGAYEDLLGQDEREQIRTAEILIPKGPRLGNVVIKAQALSKGFGDRLLIDKLDFDVPPGAVVGIIGGNGAGKTTLFRMIVGDETPDTGSMETGQTVVLSHVDQSRDTLDAEKTVFEEVSGGVDVLNFGRAEVNSRAYLSWFNFRGADQQKKVGVLSGGERNRLHLAKLLKSGGNVMLLDEPTNDLDVDTLRALENAILDYAGCVLVISHDRWFLDRVCTHILAFEGDSSVVWFEGNYQEYEDDKRQRLGEAALQPHRVKYRPLVRD